ACTGTTGGTCTATTTCACTTGAACTCGGGTCAAGAATGTTGTTGGCTCAGACGCAATTCTGCGGGGAATGCTGTGTTGCCCACACTGACAACGCGCGAAAAGCTAATTCAAGCCGGACACGAAGTTTTCTATCGCGAAGGCTTCCTGTCAGTTGGTCTCGATCGTCTGCTCAACGAAGTGGGGTGCTCGAAGCAGACCTTCTATAACCACTTCGAAAGTAAAGATGACTTGATCGTCGCGGTGATCGATGAACATCATCGCTGGTGGAGTAGTGAGATCCGAGATCGCATTGAACGCGTCGCCGGTTCCGACCCACGCGGCCAGATCCTCGCGATGTTCGACGTTATGTACGATATCATCCACGACCCCGACTACCGAGGCTGCATCTACATCAATGCCGCCGTCGAGTTTCCGCAACCGCACCATCCGGCACATCAATCTGCCCGAAAGGCGAAGG
This portion of the Thalassoglobus sp. JC818 genome encodes:
- a CDS encoding TetR/AcrR family transcriptional regulator translates to MPTLTTREKLIQAGHEVFYREGFLSVGLDRLLNEVGCSKQTFYNHFESKDDLIVAVIDEHHRWWSSEIRDRIERVAGSDPRGQILAMFDVMYDIIHDPDYRGCIYINAAVEFPQPHHPAHQSARKAKADGVALLQDLAERAGATDALVVAQEIDMIIEGALITQQVAPDCDVCTIARRVAETVLDKYVPTRV